One Verrucomicrobiota bacterium genomic region harbors:
- a CDS encoding roadblock/LC7 domain-containing protein has translation MIRNKSQILDYLVKKLKSSCPDVEEAALVTGEGLVVVCTSDSAELKERLSALAAAVMRQASRSADSLDLGETNFVLVAGQNGGLLMKWVDGRSFLAVTVKRNADWRAVRRLVGRTALDVRHIGDIRGPFAPTTRLA, from the coding sequence ATGATCCGCAATAAGTCCCAGATCCTTGACTACCTGGTCAAGAAGCTCAAGAGCAGTTGTCCCGACGTCGAGGAAGCGGCGCTGGTCACTGGTGAGGGGCTCGTGGTGGTGTGCACGAGCGACAGCGCCGAGCTCAAGGAACGCCTCTCGGCGCTGGCGGCGGCCGTGATGCGCCAAGCGTCGCGCTCGGCTGACAGCCTCGATCTTGGTGAGACGAATTTCGTGCTGGTCGCTGGGCAGAACGGCGGCCTCCTGATGAAGTGGGTAGACGGCCGCAGCTTCCTGGCCGTTACCGTCAAGCGCAACGCGGACTGGCGCGCGGTGCGCCGGCTGGTGGGCCGCACGGCGCTGGACGTGCGTCACATCGGCGATATCCGGGGCCCTTTTGCCCCGACGACGCGCCTCGCGTGA
- a CDS encoding demethoxyubiquinone hydroxylase family protein, whose translation MAVTIYKFQLTRKRTEHNRQLVAAMCNEMTHLMDFQAKLYEYGWKPSKFRWAYWIVGWVFGCFSRLMGAKMVLKTGIWVEAKAVHHYAELLETVEWEDDVRKVVEKNQADEGGHINRWRALLGELRREA comes from the coding sequence ATGGCGGTGACCATCTACAAGTTCCAGCTCACGCGCAAGCGCACGGAGCACAACCGGCAGCTCGTTGCGGCGATGTGCAACGAGATGACGCACCTGATGGACTTCCAGGCCAAGCTCTACGAGTATGGCTGGAAGCCGAGCAAGTTCCGTTGGGCCTACTGGATCGTCGGCTGGGTGTTCGGCTGCTTCTCGCGGTTGATGGGGGCCAAGATGGTGCTCAAGACCGGTATCTGGGTCGAGGCCAAGGCCGTCCATCATTACGCCGAGCTGCTCGAAACGGTCGAGTGGGAGGACGACGTGCGCAAGGTCGTCGAGAAGAACCAGGCCGACGAGGGCGGTCACATCAACCGCTGGCGCGCGCTGCTTGGCGAACTGCGGCGGGAGGCGTGA